From one Agathobaculum sp. NTUH-O15-33 genomic stretch:
- a CDS encoding LacI family DNA-binding transcriptional regulator gives MPKRVTLKDIAEKMAVSQNTVSVALRGEAGVSDQLRDQILAVARELGYAPKHVSARPSVLICSTVENFSDTYFFSDMHRLLREKIKVRGGKAVSLNLDSSYSRMDINQIIRQNNTCAVVLLGDSSEQIVSYFAETGLPVLCCSFFCPTILTDVVIEDNFSGIYQLVKHLYEHNYRQLGFIGNPDMYFAFFERLMCFRSICEHFSLVFDPSVCICDYPLDGPMSIRYMKKRLAELPYMPEAFLCADDRTAVLTIKALTELHYAVPRDIAVTGFDNSELSRLSTPTVTTIDTEIELQAEAAVARLWEKIRSRETEDGKCERLVLPVTFISGDSVDLSHKITTDR, from the coding sequence ATGCCTAAACGAGTAACACTAAAAGACATTGCGGAAAAAATGGCGGTCTCGCAAAATACCGTCTCCGTGGCCTTGCGCGGAGAGGCCGGCGTAAGCGACCAGCTGCGCGATCAAATTCTCGCCGTCGCACGGGAATTGGGGTATGCGCCGAAGCATGTTTCGGCGCGGCCTTCGGTGCTGATCTGCTCCACCGTAGAAAATTTTAGCGATACCTACTTTTTTTCCGACATGCACCGTTTGCTGCGTGAAAAGATAAAGGTGCGGGGTGGAAAAGCGGTATCGCTGAATCTGGATTCCTCTTATTCGCGGATGGATATCAATCAAATCATACGGCAGAACAATACTTGCGCGGTTGTATTATTGGGCGATTCCAGCGAACAGATCGTATCGTATTTTGCGGAAACGGGGCTTCCGGTTTTATGTTGTAGTTTCTTTTGCCCAACGATTTTAACGGATGTGGTGATCGAGGATAATTTCTCCGGCATTTATCAGCTCGTCAAGCATTTGTATGAGCATAACTACCGGCAGCTGGGTTTTATCGGCAATCCGGATATGTATTTTGCCTTCTTTGAACGGCTAATGTGTTTTCGCAGCATATGCGAGCACTTTTCTCTGGTGTTTGATCCTTCTGTTTGCATCTGCGATTATCCGTTGGATGGACCGATGAGCATCCGCTATATGAAAAAACGGCTTGCGGAGCTTCCGTACATGCCGGAAGCCTTCCTCTGCGCGGACGACCGGACCGCGGTGCTGACCATAAAGGCACTGACGGAATTGCATTATGCTGTGCCGCGCGATATCGCGGTCACTGGCTTTGATAATAGCGAGCTGTCCCGGCTAAGCACACCGACGGTGACGACCATCGATACCGAGATCGAGCTGCAGGCTGAGGCTGCTGTCGCGCGATTGTGGGAAAAAATAAGAAGCCGCGAAACCGAAGATGGGAAATGCGAACGGTTGGTGTTGCCGGTCACCTTTATTTCGGGTGATTCGGTCGATCTTTCGCACAAGATCACGACGGACAGATAA
- a CDS encoding flavodoxin domain-containing protein, with protein MKVLIAYATKSGASRDCAEALASRFENAVLADLSKSSPSLEGFDAVVLGSGIRIGRAYRPARRFWKENQTRLLEKPLAFYFCNAEPESFEKAVQRNISQELMAHAVCVRSFGGIQPFSKSQTKEWMNHAAMEELAAALGQ; from the coding sequence ATGAAAGTATTGATCGCTTATGCAACGAAATCCGGCGCAAGCCGTGATTGCGCGGAAGCGCTGGCAAGCCGGTTTGAAAACGCCGTGCTCGCGGACCTTTCTAAATCCAGTCCTTCGCTCGAGGGGTTCGACGCGGTCGTCCTCGGTTCCGGTATCCGGATCGGAAGAGCCTACCGCCCGGCGCGGCGCTTTTGGAAAGAAAATCAGACGCGCCTGTTGGAAAAGCCGCTTGCGTTCTATTTCTGCAATGCGGAACCGGAGTCGTTTGAAAAAGCGGTACAGCGGAATATCTCGCAGGAATTGATGGCGCACGCGGTCTGCGTCCGCTCATTTGGCGGTATCCAGCCGTTTTCCAAGTCACAAACCAAAGAATGGATGAACCACGCGGCGATGGAAGAGCTCGCAGCGGCGTTGGGCCAATAA
- a CDS encoding sugar ABC transporter ATP-binding protein, translating to MSDRYLLEMKNITKGFPGVQALQSVDLAVRPGTVHALMGENGAGKSTLMKILDGLMQPDEGEIWIDGVNAGPLTPKKAAAHGVAMIHQELSSVLNLSIAENIFLGREPLLSYGRGIDYKTMYEKAAEYMQRMNIKYPPTTRMGDISVSIMQLVEICKALSCNAKIIVMDEPTSAITENEVDTLFACIEQLKQNGAAVIYITHKLDELFRIADEVTVLRDGQWIGSSPASALDKNQVVSMMIGRELTDIFPKEFAEIKGEALRVERLSRKGVFQDISFSVRHGEILGVAGLIGSGRTEIMRCIFGLDQASEGKLFLDGRAISVHVPQDALQHGIAMVPEDRKLSGLVLGMSIKKNITLAFLQEFVRGIALSEREETKRSQEIIDMLRIKTNDANNRADSLSGGNQQKIVLGKWLISDINVLILDEPTRGVDVGAKSEIHKIMCQLAKKGMAIIMISSELPEVLGMSDRILVMHEGRLKGELQREEASQEKIMTMALGD from the coding sequence TTGTCGGATCGTTATTTGCTTGAGATGAAGAATATCACAAAAGGTTTTCCGGGCGTACAGGCGCTGCAATCGGTCGATCTTGCGGTACGCCCCGGCACCGTGCATGCTTTGATGGGCGAAAACGGGGCCGGAAAATCCACGCTGATGAAGATCCTTGACGGCCTGATGCAACCGGACGAGGGGGAAATTTGGATCGACGGGGTCAACGCCGGCCCGCTTACGCCCAAAAAGGCCGCGGCGCATGGCGTGGCCATGATTCATCAGGAATTGAGCTCCGTCCTCAATCTCTCCATAGCCGAAAACATATTTTTGGGGCGCGAACCTCTTTTGTCCTACGGCCGCGGCATCGATTATAAAACCATGTACGAAAAAGCGGCGGAATACATGCAGCGCATGAATATCAAATACCCTCCCACCACGCGAATGGGCGACATCAGCGTATCGATCATGCAGTTGGTGGAGATCTGCAAAGCGCTTTCCTGCAATGCCAAGATCATTGTCATGGACGAGCCCACCTCGGCCATTACCGAGAACGAGGTCGATACCCTTTTTGCATGCATCGAACAGCTCAAACAAAACGGCGCGGCTGTTATATACATCACGCATAAGCTTGACGAATTGTTCCGCATTGCGGATGAAGTCACAGTATTGCGCGATGGACAATGGATTGGCAGCAGCCCCGCGTCGGCACTTGATAAAAACCAAGTGGTATCGATGATGATCGGCCGAGAGCTCACCGATATTTTCCCCAAGGAATTTGCGGAGATCAAGGGCGAGGCGCTTCGGGTAGAGCGTCTTTCCAGAAAAGGCGTGTTTCAGGATATCAGCTTTTCCGTACGGCACGGCGAGATCCTTGGCGTGGCCGGGCTGATCGGCTCAGGGCGCACGGAGATCATGCGCTGTATATTCGGGCTAGACCAAGCAAGCGAAGGAAAGCTTTTTCTAGACGGCCGCGCAATTTCCGTGCATGTGCCGCAGGACGCGCTCCAGCACGGCATCGCCATGGTCCCCGAGGACCGAAAGCTGTCCGGCCTAGTGCTTGGAATGTCCATCAAGAAGAATATCACGCTTGCTTTTTTACAAGAGTTTGTCCGCGGTATCGCGCTCAGCGAACGCGAGGAAACAAAACGCTCGCAAGAAATCATCGATATGCTGCGCATCAAAACGAACGACGCAAACAATCGCGCGGACTCCCTCAGCGGCGGCAACCAGCAAAAGATCGTACTTGGAAAATGGCTGATCTCCGATATCAACGTGTTGATCCTAGACGAACCCACGCGCGGCGTCGACGTCGGCGCAAAATCCGAGATTCACAAGATTATGTGCCAGTTGGCAAAGAAAGGCATGGCGATCATCATGATATCCTCCGAGCTTCCGGAGGTGCTTGGGATGAGCGACCGGATCTTGGTCATGCACGAAGGAAGGCTGAAGGGGGAATTGCAGCGCGAAGAGGCAAGTCAGGAAAAAATCATGACAATGGCGCTTGGGGACTGA